A single genomic interval of Sesamum indicum cultivar Zhongzhi No. 13 unplaced genomic scaffold, S_indicum_v1.0 scaffold00109, whole genome shotgun sequence harbors:
- the LOC105178875 gene encoding probable WRKY transcription factor 48: LSTNTDTSLFDISCAEFLADHHKSSCGFIDMLSVQDFNFPSSTFDDFLQNITSHLIPLEPPQQQLSSHPLPSPPSTLPEYSEVVNTPATPNSSSISSSSTEAAPNDDFKKNKTTVEEEEEEEGEEEDNQEKTKKQLKPKKKNQKRQREPRFAFMTKSEVDHLDDGYRWRKYGQKAVKNSPFPRSYYRCTSTACGVKKRVERSSEDPSIVVTTYEGTHTHPCPITPRGSFGVMPEATTFGGLGGGVGATGVNSSHFVTPHQMLQYQQQHQQEPYFQNLSAPLMNLNTATKNPTFPPPFQLERPFCPSPSSVARDHGLLQDMLPSKMLKEPKDEE, from the exons CTCTCCACCAACACCGACACCAGCTTGTTTGACATCTCATGTGCAGAATTTTTAGCTGATCATCACAAAAGCTCTTGTGGATTCATAGACATGTTGAGCGTCCAAGATTTTAATTTCCCTTCTTCTACATTTGATGATTTCcttcaaaatattacatccCATTTAATTCCCCTAGAACCACCGCAGCAGCAACTCTCGTCGCACCCACTCCCTTCGCCGCCCTCCACCCTGCCGGAATATTCTGAGGTGGTCAACACCCCCGCAACACCAAACTCTTCTTctatctcttcttcttcaactgAGGCCGCTCCAAATGATGATTttaagaagaataaaactactgttgaagaagaggaggaggaagaaggagaagaagaagataatcaagaaaagacTAAGAAACA GTTGAAACCCAAAAAGAAGAACCAAAAGAGGCAAAGAGAGCCAAGATTTGCTTTCATGACAAAGAGTGAGGTTGATCACTTGGATGACGGTTATAGATGGAGAAAGTACGGCCAGAAAGCTGTGAAGAACAGCCCCTTTCCAAG GAGCTATTATCGTTGCACTAGTACAGCATGTGGTGTGAAAAAAAGAGTTGAAAGATCTTCTGAGGATCCATCCATTGTTGTCACAACCTATGAAGGTACACATACACATCCCTGTCCCATTACTCCACGTGGCAGCTTTGGAGTTATGCCGGAAGCCACCACATTCGGTGGTCTTGGTGGCGGAGTAGGAGCGACAGGTGTTAATTCATCCCATTTTGTCACGCCTCATCAAATGCTTCAGTATCAGCAGCAACATCAGCAAGAACCCTATTTTCAGAACTTGTCAGCACCGCTCATGAATTTGAACACTGCCACTAAAAATCCTACCTTTCCTCCACCATTTCAATTAGAAAGACCCTTTTGCCCCTCGCCATCTTCTGTAGCAAGAGACCATGGTCTTCTTCAAGACATGCTGCCATCTAAGATGTTAAAGGAACCAAAGGATGAAGAGTAG
- the LOC110013298 gene encoding uncharacterized protein LOC110013298, translating to MRDFQLQTPQRDQSSGNRRLKSTSENNRNLRKVTKKSLNPAFKAVSEEDIAVLESLKEFSEVPDDNPFAESAENFIISVNPVEPHSSETAAISDITSPSLSSSSVVTSDAHVTISAMQNKGKIPVVDSSKKMEPIEAEVVIKHLREARIQVLNSKDVGPSKKLLDALINIIIEEFYGGLYDEKEWLDKFLSNKANLVFLSLMLGIFAIIMCGFLHYGFLTGPTPT from the exons ATGAGAGATTTTCAACTTCAAACGCCACAGAGAGATCAATCTTCTGGAAATCGCCGATTGAAATCCACTTCCGAGAACAATAGAAATCTGCGCAAG GTCACTAAAAAGAGTTTGAATCCGGCATTTAAAGCCGTTTCAGAAGAGGATATTGCGGTTTTGGAGTCTCTGAAGGAATTCTCTGAGGTTCCTGATGATAATCCGTTTGCCGAATCTGCTGAG AACTTTATTATTTCAGTAAATCCAGTGGAACCACATTCATCAGAAACAGCTGCTATCTCAGATATTACTTCTCCATCATTATCCTCCTCCTCTGTAGTTACTTCAGACGCGCATGTAACCATCAGTGCCATGCAGAACAAAGGTAAAATTCCTGTAGTAGATTCTTCCAAGAAGATGGAACCTATTGAGGCAGAGGTGGTAATAAAACATCTGAGGGAAGCTAGAATTCAGGTCTTGAATTCAAAAGACGTGGGGCCTTCAAAGAAGCTTCTGGATGCTCTGATAAATATCATCATTGAAGAGTTTTATGGTGGTCTATATGATGAGAAGGAATGGCTTGATAAATTTCTATCAAACAAAGCTAATCTGGTTTTCCTGAGTTTAATGCTGGGGATATTTGCCATAATTATGTGTGGATTCTTACATTATGGATTTCTCACGGGACCAACGCCAACTTGA
- the LOC105178877 gene encoding transcription factor bHLH148, protein MTSSLLSSNPAVNSDRSSTRRKKKRKIQNQAENLQHNSPLQWKSEAQEQIYSSKLLQALRQVRASSASSGAQTSAPKRVRDAAYRILAATAKGRSRWSRAILTNRLKLKFMKKNNIVKRERKLMTVITTGNSRMQKKSKVSVLRLKSKGLPAVQRKARVLSRLIPGCRKHPLPVVLEEATDYIAALEMQVRAMSALAELLSASGSSSSGAGQLSSSRMPPS, encoded by the exons aTGACGTCATCCCTGTTATCATCAAATCCAGCAGTGAATTCCGACAGATCATCCAccaggaggaagaagaagaggaaaatcCAAAACCAAGCAGAAAATCTCCAACACAATTCTCCACTTCAATGGAAATCTGAGGCTCAGGAGCAAATTTACTCATCGAAACTGCTTCAAGCGCTGCGGCAAGTCCGGGCCAGCAGTGCCTCATCCGGAGCTCAGACATCGGCTCCAAAGCGAGTGCGAGATGCCGCGTATAGAATTTTAGCCGCCACGGCGAAAGGCCGGTCGAGATGGAGCAGAGCCATACTCACGAACCGGCTCAAGCTTAAgtttatgaagaaaaataacatcgTGAAACGAGAACGGAAGCTTATGACAGTAATAACCACGGGAAACAGCCGGATGCAGAAGAAATCGAAGGTGAGTGTTTTGCGATTGAAATCCAAGGGTTTACCGGCAGTTCAGCGCAAAGCGCGCGTCCTGAGTAGGTTGATTCCCGGTTGCCGGAAACATCCATTGCCAGTGGTTTTGGAGGAGGCGACTGATTATATAGCCGCACTCGAAATGCAG GTGAGAGCCATGAGTGCCTTGGCCGAGCTGCTTTCTGCTTCTGGCTCTTCTTCTAGTGGAGCTGGTCAACTCAGCTCAAGTAGAATGCCCCCTAGCTAA
- the LOC105178876 gene encoding probable prefoldin subunit 3, with translation MSTSATVTGRRGIPAAAFVEDVQTYLSQLNLDVNSGLAFLQERLQQYRVVEMKLLAQQRDLQAKIPDIEKCLDVVATLHAKKGTGEPIIADFEVSEGIYSRARVEDMGSVCLWLGANVMLEYSCEEATTLLQKNLENAKASLEVLVADLQFLRDQVTITQVTIARVYNWDVHQRRLRQGSPAASES, from the exons ATGTCTACGTCGGCTACAGTGACGGGGAGAAGGGGAATTCCTGCGGCGGCGTTTGTCGAAGATGTGCAGACTTACCTCTCTCAGTTGAATCTCGACGTAAACTCCGGTCTCGCTTTTCTACAGGAGAG ACTTCAGCAGTACAGGGTTGTGGAGATGAAACTTCTTGCGCAGCAGAGAGATCTTCAG GCAAAAATTCCCGACATTGAGAAGTGCTTAGACGTTGTTGCAACTTTGCACGCTAAGAAGGGTACTGGTGAG CCAATAATCGCTGATTTTGAAGTGTCTGAGGGCATTTATTCACGGGCTCGTGTTGAAGACATGGGTTCAGTGTGTCTATGGCTTGGAGCAAATGTCATGCTAGAATattcatgtgaagag GCAACTACCCTTCTTCAAAAGAATTTGGAGAATGCAAAAGCAAGTTTAGAAGTTCTTGTTGCTGATCTACAATTTCTGAGGGATCAGGTGACGATTACACAg GTTACTATTGCTCGAGTATATAATTGGGATGTACATCAACGTAGACTTCGGCAAGGTTCTCCTGCTGCTTCTGAGTCGTGA